The sequence GTGAATATCTCTGAGCCTAGGATGAACAAAAACGGGGATAGGGGGTCTCCTTGGCGAATTCCTCTTTCCGGATTGACCGTATCCATTTTACTTCCGTTGATTAGGAGATCGAATTCCACCGAGCTGATGCAGCTGAAAATCATTCTCCTGAAGTCCTCAGAAAAACCCCATAACTTTAGAACCTTGGTGATGAACTGCCACTCCAACCTATCATAGGCCTTCTTCATGTCAATCTTAACAAGCATCAATCCATTCTTCCCTTTGTGTTTCCGAACTTTGTGGGCAACCTCTTGACCGACTACCGTATTCTCCGCTATCCATCTGCCTTCAAGGAAGGCTCCTTGGTGAGGGGAAATGATTTTGGACATCAGGGGTCTCAATCTAGCTGTAAGGATTTTAGCTACTATCTTGTAACAGAAGTTGCAGAGGCTGATAGGCCGGAACTAGTTGAGATTAGAAGCATTCTTTGTCTTGGGAATGAGGACCAACATTGTCTTGTTCACTCCCCTTGTGATATTCTTTGTTCTAAAACTTTCCTGCACCATATCTATGAGTTGAGTCTTTACAATACTCCAGTAGGATTCGTAAAAAATACCCGAAAAGCCATCAGGTCTATGGGCCTTTAGAGGGTGTAGCTCCCAAACTGTCTTCCTGATTTCTTCCTCCAAGGGGATTGCCATAAGTCTACTGTTTTCCTCCTCCGTGATATAGCTGACTCCCATATCATCCAGCTCTGCCTCAAAGACTGGGTTTGAAGAAGTGAAGAGTTCAGTAAATCCTTCTTTGAAATAATTGCTAATTTGTTCCCTGTTATGGATCCATATCTCTCCTTTCCTTATGCAGTCTATTTTGTTCCTTCTTCTTTTAACAAGGGTGGACGTATGGAAAAATTTGGTATTACGATCTCCTTCAAAAAGCCATGTTTCCCTCGATTTCTGTTTCCAGATGCTTTCCAGCCTGGTTCGTTGTATTCTTAATTCATTCTCCATGACAGTTTGCTTTGCTCTTTCTTCCTCTTTTCCATACTGAATCTCTTTCAGTTCTTTTTCCAGCCTCTTTATATTGTCTTGCACAAAGCCAAAGTGGGATTTATTCCATCGTTTCAGAGCTATTTCTGCGTTGTGGAGCCTTCTGAGCAGCTTGTGAGCCTCCATTCCATTTCTTGTTTCTTCGTTCCAAGCCTTTTTAATTATCTCACCACTAGAAATGTCCTTTATCCATGCTTTCAAAAATCTGAAGGGGCGGtctctcctcttctcattctcGTGAGAATATAAAAGGAGAGGAGAGTGATCCGACTGTTCTAAAGCCAGATGACTGATTTTGGCTTCACTAAAGAGGGAGAGCCAATCTTGATTGGCCAAGCCCCTGTCAAGTCTCTCTTTTATGTAAGATCGTCCTTCCTGTTTGTTTTCCCATGTGAATTTTTTCCCCGAAAATCCGAGATTGATTGCTCCCACATTCTGTACAAAAGTGTTCAAATAGGAGTGatttcttttaaaacctttGCCTCCAACCTTTTCTGTGTCATCCAGGATTTCATTCAGGTCTCCTAAGATGAGCCAAGGCAGCTTGCAGTTGAGAATTGTTTCTTCAAGAAGTTCCCAAAATTccgctttttcttttctgtagGGAGTTCCGTATACTCCAAGAAAGCACCATCTCTGTTTTTCCTCTAGGTCTTTGACTGTTCCACAAATCACTCGTTCAGAACTCCAACTCAGCTCAAACTTACACTCATCCTTCCACATAAAGGCTAATCCTCCAGCTCGCCCTTTCGCTTTAACTATTTCGAAATTGTTGAAGCTGAGAGTTTTGCaaatttttgtcattttgtCCTTGTTTGCTTTAGTCTCCATGAGATAAAGGCAATGAGGATCGTGTCTTTTGATCAGGCTACAGAGGGCTCTGGCTGTATCTTTTCCTCCTATGCCCCTACAATTCCAAGAAATGACCTTTATTGgcgaggggggggggggggggggcatgaAATGGCCCGCCTCCTCGGCCGACTGAAAATCCTGGTGATTTGTTGATGTTTGTCCTCTCTCGGTCCTTCTAGATGGTGTTCTTGCCTGGATATTGGATCTTCTAGCatccttcttccactttcttGACCTTCCTGAATTTGCTTCATAAGATCCTTGACTGAAGggaatttcttcaaaaatagcGGTTGTGATCTGGGTGCTTGGCATATTTGGGGATTCCTCTCTGGGTTCCTGGGGTCTTTCCTCTTGTGTTCCTGCACTCCCTTGAAAGCTCTCGAAGAATATGGGTTCCAGGTCTTCCAACACCTCTATTACTCTTGGGCTTTTTCTGAAAGGGTGTTCTGAGAGAGCTTGGGCTGCCCTTTTTAGAAGAGGGGGTGGGATTTCCTTTCTTGCAATTTTTGAACCACTTGGCCCAGAAATATGGCCCGGTTCTGGTATAGGCCCAATTGGTTTGCTTCTTTCCTggttattaaaaaaagatatattatttaaaattacagaGGCCCACTCACCTAGAATTTGAGGATCAAAATTGGAAATTCTTGCTTGGTGAAGCATGGCTGCGTAAAAATCTTTCAGATTTCCTTCACAATTTGAATCCATAGTCTTTTTTAGAGAATCTAGTTCAGGACAAGTATCCAAGGCTGATTGTAGGTCTGCCATAGGCGTGCTTTTGTTGCCCTCCTCGAGCAGCACCACCTGCTTCTGTCTGGCCCTATTCTGACATTTGGTGAGTTGCTTTTCTAGCAGTCTATCACATTCCTGTAGCTTCTTCCTGTGATGGGTTTGACTTGCTTCTTCCTCCGGTAGGTTAATGAAGAGAAGGTTGCCGCCGTGCTCCGCCCTGATCCGCGGTCCATACAGCTTGGCCGTTATTCCGTTTGCTGAGGTAATAGTTGCTGGGTTTTCATATCTGCAGATTCCAGTGACATGGTCTAGTTTTCCGCATTTGTAGCAGAAATTAGACAACTTCTCAAACTTAAATTGGATCCATCTTTCGGTTCCATCTTCCCTGTCTTGAAAGAAGCCCGGTGGAAGGGGGTTGAGGGTGGAAATATCAACTCTGATTTTGAGGAATCGTTGGCCTACCACACATTTCTTTGTCAAGGATTCTTTGTGAACGCCTCCCAATTGGTTTCCGATTTGTGCTGCTATGTGTTCATTCATGTATAAGGGGGGTAGCCCGTGTATCTGGATTGAGAAAGCTGTTGTGTCAAAAGAGATTTCCTTGATGGATTTGTTTGGTGGCCACTCTTTTAGAATGAGATGGGCTCCGTCGATGGACCAGGGTCTGTTCCTGAAGATTTGGTCCTTTTCCTCCATGGAGCCGAAGAGGAAAGTGAAGGTGCTTTCGTCAATCTTCGCGACTTTAACCTTGGTTTTTACTCTCCAGATTTTGGGAATGGTTTCTGCAAGTTTGAATCTTCTGAATCTTCTCGCAGTGAGGATTCTTCCTACTAACGTTCTTTCTGAAAAGGACTCTTCCTTGTCTGTGTTGGGTTTCAGTGTGAGTGTCCTTAGGGCCTGTTGCAAGACTTTCAAATTGCTCTGCTGGTTGTCCATTTCCCTGTGAAACACACTTACAGGAGAAGACTGGACTGGGGAAAACTTCGTGTTTCCGGATAGTGTTCAAGATAAAATAATTCCTTCTTGCTCCTTTGTGTGTCAGAGTCTTTGAATGCCTCTGAAGCTCCCTCTTTGtctcataattttttctttttgggtaatTTCTCTTTGTCTCATATGAATGCAATAACACACAAAGAGAAGaagacttttcttttcttttctttttctttctttcttgatcatctctctctctcgacGCGAAGCCGATCTCCGATCTGTTTCTCTCTCGACGTCGATCTCAGATCTGCTTCTCTCTCTCGACGATGATCTCAGATCTGCTGGTTACATCCTCGCCGTCAGAtacactttctctctctcatgtCTTGTGTTGTTTTTGTAAAACTGTTTTTCAATACGCGTTTTACTTTGTCAATAACCCGGAGCTGCAAAGAATTGGTGTGGTGTATCTTTAATAATGATCATGAGCTTCCCTTCTTTGCTCTCATTCAGATTCTTTTGTGTGGTCATGAGTTAGGCTttggggatatatatatatatatatatacacacacacaagtAATTGAAAGAGAAGGcataaatatatgtgtgtgtacatGTGGGTGAGAGGGAAaggtaaattatatttattattgttactactattaactttattttttataaatttggaaGGAAAATTTTTGCACAACGATTCAGAACCAGGACATGTCCAGATGgacatatttattattgttattatataaataattttgtatatggacacagacttttttttcttttgaaaccGCGTGGACGCAGACTTTGATGATCGGTCAGTCGACATTTCTGACTGTAAggtcccaaaaaacaaaaaataataaaataaaataaaaaaacaaaaggcgcTGAAGTCGTCAAGgcgtgttttcttttttttcttttttcaattttaactttttgttttgtttcttgtttcagttttctttcttctttaaactttttggtttttttttttttaaaaaaaaaatgaaaaatacaatatgtTCGGAGAGTGGGCTCAACGCTCTCTGATATCACGTGGGCACAACTACTTCCCCTATCCCTTTGACCAAGGTGACACAAACcaagtatataatatatgatgaagaagaaagaaacccAGGAAAGTGGAAACCAACCAccacaataaaaaatagaagaaaagcaaaagcaaaaacaaaaaaataaataaaaactcagAACCCAAGAAGAGCTTCGGAGGGAAAATGGGTCTCTCGGAGAGGTTGAGGCTGAAGCTGAGCTCGGTGGCGGTGGTGGTTGTATTGGTGGGCATGGTGGCGAGCTTGGCAGATGCGCAGGAAAACTCTTGCGCTAACAAATTGGTTCCTTGTGCATCGTACTTGAACTCAACGACTCCACCACCTGCGTGCTGCAACCCACTCAAAGAGACGGTGACCAACGACCTTGACTGCCTCTGCACTCTCTACAACACCCCTGGTTTTCTTGAAAATTTGGGCCTTAATATCACTCAGGCTCTACGACTTACCCAGGCCTGTGGCGTCCCCGCCGACAGAGTCCAATGCAAtggtaacttttatttttttattattttttctttttgagcaGCTTATATATGAGTTGTGGATTAAATTCTGGACCACGGTCCGTGATCTTTTTTGttctgttcttttatttttttattttttattattattatattttttttgtttatgcaaTTTTATGCTGGAAGAAATAGGATGTTTTAAAGgtagatatttttttaagggTTAATTGCAATTTAGTGTCTGTAGCTTGTGGAAATTGTATGTTcgagctttaaatttaaaatgttctaATTcagatttttaagttttaatttgttttgttttagtcCAATTGGATTTTGAGCGAATGGCTATTAACAGTTTTGAGACAAATGACCTGTTTGTATTGAAagcaatttttttgcaaaaaaataagaatCAAAATGGCTgtgaattaaaattagagacTAAATTGCGATAGAGAATTGcacttcaattttttaaacatcactttagccaaaaaaaaaaaaaaaagaattcaatctgaccaaaaatacaacaaattgaAACGTTTTAAATTTGTGCTTCGAAAATGCAATTTCCAACTTAGAGGCTATCAAAGTGTAACTAATCCTTGTTTTAATTAACTGTGTGATGTTATAATCTTGAGCTGCTGagaatctttaatttttaattctttatttattttttttaattttttaattttattttatttttgggtgggGTTTCAGATCCCTTTcaggtttattttttatgtacagACTTCATACATCTTGATTCTATTAGCTGTTCATCGAATAAGACTTTGAATTCATATGtacttttcataaaattttggaatgtttctaataatttttttctgattgttattttattaatgttttttatataattgtatcttcaaaaaaaatttatttttttgtttaatataatttttaaattttaaatgtttaaaattattttgcattttttttttcagctacAGGTCCCTCTCCTCAATCTGTTCCACCACCCCCAGGTGAAAATTTCCTCTATAATTGTTTTtcactttgttttattttatttttcctgaaAATCATAGCTTgttattcattattttatttttttcaaaattatagcTTATTATTCTCTTATTAGAAAAGACCTAAGTCAACCAAATATAGTGCCTTAAATATAAGAAGTTTGCTATTtgtcattaataataattatcaccagtgaaatctaatttaattagttatgtattaattttttatttttaaattttaattaaaaaaaataaacttttttgaaaaatcatttaaatgatcaaataaCATATGAGTTCCACCAATAATGATCGGGAATGATAAAAAGCATTTTTCTAAATGCATGCATAATATTAGTTTTACAGCTTGACCTGCAGTTAATTATTATCTTTCTCTCTtgctcatatatatttttgattttaaattgggATTGACGAAAGTCATTGGACATAAATGTAACACACATTGTAAGGAAAAATCATTTATTGGTCTTCACGTTAGGTCCCACAgtggaattcaaatttaaattttataacagTAAATATTGCCATTTGGCTCTCTGGAAGTGACAAGCAGATGAAATTAGGTGTGATTCATGGGTTTACCTACTCTAAATTTAATATGCCATTACTGAGGTCTTATTAATGTTGGTAAGGTGTAGTTTAGATGATACCAACTCTTAAGGAAGCTTTTGTAGACCCAAAAAGACTGTGATTTGGTGTTGCAATTTAGAGTGGCGTGTCCAAAGCAAGAAAAGTATTTGTTGCTAAAACGGAAAGGAAATGTTTAACATTGTGGTTCATACAAAGCATAATATATTAATGGGGAAAACAAACACACCACAAAGAAATCCAATCAAGTAGCTTCATTCTGTACTGAAATGAaaaccaaagaagaagaagagaaaaaaaatgcttcattctatattttcttttcttttcctatttTATCGCAACCAAATTATAGCAATTAGCACTGTTTATTAATAGAAATTGATTATTAGAATGATttggaaaatttaattagttgaaAGATATTACTCTTCTTAGCAGAGTGCTCGAAAAATAACTTATAGTACGGTTTGGTCTTAACCCTTGCCACACGTACACCAACAAATACCGTGAGAGGCACTTAATTTCTATGCGATTAGTTAAATTAGTCATCGGTAAAGGAGATTTGCAAAACTTTTGAGAAGACAAAGTTGATTAAGAGATTGAAATTGTCATACTTTTTCTTACGAGTATTGCTTGTGTGACAACAGGTTATAATATGCATCTTCTTTC comes from Ziziphus jujuba cultivar Dongzao chromosome 6, ASM3175591v1 and encodes:
- the LOC107430260 gene encoding non-specific lipid transfer protein GPI-anchored 7; this translates as MGLSERLRLKLSSVAVVVVLVGMVASLADAQENSCANKLVPCASYLNSTTPPPACCNPLKETVTNDLDCLCTLYNTPGFLENLGLNITQALRLTQACGVPADRVQCNATGPSPQSVPPPPGVPGSDAQMIVWTGIYTLLIFLASMMFY